The stretch of DNA GCCCCATTAGAATTAAGGATTAAAAAATTAGCAAGGGAAATAGCCGATAGAAAAAAGGCTGTTGTTTTGATTCGTGACGGTGATAAAATCATAGGGAGCACGACGGTCAGTGATCTTTTGCCAGACAGCAAGGAAGCCTGGGCTGATGGTACTTTGGTGGATCCTAGTTATCGTGGTCGTGGCATAGGTTTGCAATTAGCTCTAGCGCAAGAAAAAATAGCTAGATCTGCCGGTCGGGAATCAATAGCCACCATAGTTGCTGTTGATAATATGCCCAGTATTGCCTTGAGATTAAAAGCCGGTTATATATTAAATGGGATTAATCGCTGGAAAAGCGAGGCCGGTTATAAATTTAGAAAAGATCTGACAGCGTCATCTGGCGAGGCGGCTGTTAACTGGGTAGACAAAGTTT from Candidatus Kuenenbacteria bacterium encodes:
- a CDS encoding GNAT family N-acetyltransferase, translated to MMIREADIARETNVDKTGLALSVTDSGDVNSLAQYLIFETSNNFRREDTKAPLELRIKKLAREIADRKKAVVLIRDGDKIIGSTTVSDLLPDSKEAWADGTLVDPSYRGRGIGLQLALAQEKIARSAGRESIATIVAVDNMPSIALRLKAGYILNGINRWKSEAGYKFRKDLTASSGEAAVNWVDKVLTGGIGIIEKIDQQNTQKEILVPADDPDVVNKIIAKGYRGVYLLMPENFRNEKEQPINKNCIVFVKD